In Vicinamibacterales bacterium, a genomic segment contains:
- a CDS encoding glycosyltransferase yields the protein MIAGAVDATVLIPTYNRARLLDETLLSLRGLRVRADRTWNAIVVDNNSSDDTRTVVERHARGFPVPLRYVFEAQQGRSSALNAGLASADGTIVAMTDDDVRVDEGWLEAACAALLDAGDPSIAYAGGPVSPIWEADPPPWLDLTRGDLWGTIAIQDHGGEPFVYDDRRRVPLGANMAARRSLFDRIGAFRADLGRSSGRLVMGQEVPELLMRARAAGLRGVYVPAMHVRHHIPARRLERAYFRRWWFGKGVSRSALERSRPVTELGVDLAHTPHLLRVPRYMYGSALRDALAWLRHAVRGRQADAFRHEMMLAYFAGYFLSRRRAGGR from the coding sequence ATGATCGCCGGCGCGGTCGATGCGACCGTTCTGATCCCGACGTACAACCGGGCGCGGCTTCTCGACGAGACGCTGCTGTCGCTGCGCGGCCTCCGCGTCCGTGCCGATCGGACGTGGAATGCGATCGTCGTCGACAACAACTCGTCCGACGACACGCGCACGGTCGTGGAGCGCCACGCGCGCGGCTTCCCGGTCCCGCTGCGCTACGTCTTCGAAGCACAGCAGGGACGGTCCAGTGCGCTCAACGCCGGGCTGGCCTCGGCCGACGGCACCATCGTCGCCATGACCGACGACGACGTCCGGGTCGACGAGGGATGGCTGGAGGCTGCGTGCGCGGCGCTGCTCGACGCCGGAGATCCATCGATTGCATACGCCGGCGGCCCGGTCAGCCCGATCTGGGAGGCGGACCCGCCGCCGTGGCTCGATCTGACGCGCGGCGATCTGTGGGGCACGATCGCCATTCAGGATCACGGCGGCGAGCCGTTCGTCTACGACGACCGGCGAAGGGTGCCGCTCGGCGCCAACATGGCGGCGCGCCGGTCGCTGTTCGATCGCATCGGCGCGTTTCGCGCCGATCTCGGACGCAGCAGCGGACGGCTGGTGATGGGCCAGGAAGTGCCGGAGCTGCTGATGCGCGCCCGCGCCGCGGGATTGCGCGGCGTCTACGTCCCGGCAATGCACGTGCGCCACCATATCCCGGCGCGGCGGCTCGAGCGCGCCTACTTCCGCCGCTGGTGGTTCGGCAAGGGGGTGTCGCGGTCGGCGCTGGAGCGCTCTCGGCCGGTCACCGAACTGGGCGTCGATCTCGCGCACACGCCGCACCTGCTGCGCGTGCCGCGCTACATGTACGGCTCGGCGCTGCGGGACGCGCTCGCCTGGCTGCGTCACGCCGTCCGCGGCCGCCAGGCCGACGCCTTCCGGCACGAGATGATGCTCGCCTACTTCGCCGGCTACTTCCTGTCACGCAGGCGCGCGGGCGGACGATGA
- a CDS encoding CDP-glycerol glycerophosphotransferase family protein produces the protein MPRSVLRRMTPFVHKLDHAVGRLQRDRDVLVELRTPVYRAVLGPIADLLSADPDLRVWFTSEYPDRIAPLVPAGRFLSHRAVEWRRFALYINGDPWAAARLRRCARRVNFFHGVAGKYDLDNPAGLPMGFESYDRVAFINRDRMTRYLDAGVVTPEQAVLIGYPKLDRLAAGGYDGARVRASLDLDPARPAVLYAPTYSPASSLHLAGEAIVRALARAGFSVIVKLHDRSLDGDPRYSGGIDWRGRFAALTAAEAGRVAFADVADASPLLAAADVMVTDHSSIGFEFLVLDRPVVVYDAPDLARAARINPEKVAMLRSVASVAASPAQAAELATAALAHPEALSAQRRAVARELFHDPGRATLRAVNLLRALLDRAPVPLPAESTLERELT, from the coding sequence ATGCCGCGCAGCGTTCTCCGTCGCATGACGCCGTTCGTCCACAAGCTCGACCATGCGGTCGGGCGGCTTCAGCGCGATCGCGACGTGCTGGTGGAACTGCGGACGCCGGTGTACCGCGCCGTTCTCGGACCGATCGCGGACCTGTTGAGCGCCGACCCCGATCTCCGCGTGTGGTTCACCAGTGAATACCCGGACCGTATCGCGCCATTGGTCCCCGCCGGCCGTTTCCTGAGTCACCGCGCCGTGGAGTGGCGGCGCTTCGCGTTGTACATCAATGGGGATCCGTGGGCGGCGGCGCGGCTCCGCCGCTGCGCGAGGCGCGTCAACTTCTTCCACGGGGTGGCCGGCAAGTACGACCTCGACAACCCCGCGGGACTGCCGATGGGATTCGAATCGTACGACCGCGTGGCGTTCATCAACCGCGATCGCATGACGCGGTATCTCGACGCCGGCGTCGTGACGCCGGAGCAGGCCGTCCTGATCGGGTATCCCAAGCTGGATCGCCTCGCGGCTGGCGGCTACGACGGCGCGCGGGTGCGCGCCAGCCTCGACCTGGATCCGGCCAGGCCGGCGGTGCTGTACGCGCCGACCTACTCGCCCGCCTCGTCGCTGCATCTGGCCGGAGAAGCGATCGTCCGCGCGCTGGCGCGCGCCGGCTTCAGCGTGATCGTCAAGCTGCACGACCGCTCGCTCGACGGCGATCCCCGCTACAGCGGCGGAATCGATTGGCGCGGGCGGTTCGCCGCACTCACGGCGGCAGAGGCAGGGCGCGTGGCGTTCGCCGATGTCGCTGACGCCTCTCCGCTGCTCGCGGCCGCCGACGTGATGGTAACCGACCACAGCTCGATCGGCTTCGAGTTCCTGGTGCTCGACCGTCCGGTCGTCGTCTACGACGCGCCGGACCTGGCGCGGGCCGCGCGGATCAATCCCGAGAAGGTCGCCATGCTCCGCAGCGTGGCGAGCGTCGCCGCCAGCCCGGCGCAGGCCGCTGAACTCGCGACCGCGGCGCTGGCGCACCCGGAGGCGCTCTCGGCGCAGCGGCGCGCGGTCGCGCGCGAGCTGTTCCACGATCCCGGGCGGGCAACCCTGCGCGCCGTGAACCTGCTGCGCGCGCTGCTCGATCGGGCGCCGGTGCCGTTGCCGGCGGAATCCACGCTGGAGCGGGAGCTGACATGA
- a CDS encoding PEP-CTERM sorting domain-containing protein (PEP-CTERM proteins occur, often in large numbers, in the proteomes of bacteria that also encode an exosortase, a predicted intramembrane cysteine proteinase. The presence of a PEP-CTERM domain at a protein's C-terminus predicts cleavage within the sorting domain, followed by covalent anchoring to some some component of the (usually Gram-negative) cell surface. Many PEP-CTERM proteins exhibit an unusual sequence composition that includes large numbers of potential glycosylation sites. Expression of one such protein has been shown restore the ability of a bacterium to form floc, a type of biofilm.), producing MRKWAAFWVTFCIALSTAGAAVADPITITGGTISIGYGRGSFREYVFSLQGDGVAITGSQPDGPVQPAFFPACHEFSPCGEGAVTNPSGAITVLAIGSATLDGVEYPLTQYFGGPSNQFTFTAGDVVIPGGMADVLMLQTPFTFTGLLDIFRFSDTGGWEPLRSVSLTGQGTATVNLQRLQNGFRVHSVDYEFAATPEPGTLLLLGSGAVMVVRRARGRGRRAGC from the coding sequence ATGAGAAAGTGGGCAGCCTTCTGGGTCACCTTCTGCATCGCTCTGTCCACAGCCGGCGCCGCGGTTGCCGATCCAATCACCATTACCGGCGGCACCATCAGCATCGGGTACGGCCGCGGATCGTTCCGCGAATACGTCTTCTCGCTGCAGGGGGACGGCGTCGCCATCACGGGAAGCCAGCCGGACGGTCCGGTACAGCCGGCGTTCTTTCCGGCCTGCCATGAGTTCTCGCCGTGCGGCGAGGGGGCGGTGACGAACCCGAGCGGCGCCATCACGGTGCTGGCGATCGGGTCGGCCACGCTGGACGGAGTGGAGTACCCGCTCACCCAGTACTTCGGCGGGCCGTCCAACCAGTTCACGTTCACCGCCGGCGACGTGGTGATTCCGGGCGGCATGGCGGACGTCCTGATGCTGCAGACGCCGTTCACGTTCACCGGGCTGCTCGACATCTTCCGCTTCAGCGACACCGGCGGGTGGGAGCCGCTCCGCAGCGTCAGCCTGACGGGGCAGGGCACCGCGACCGTCAACCTGCAGCGCCTCCAGAACGGGTTCCGCGTCCACAGCGTCGACTACGAGTTCGCGGCGACGCCCGAACCCGGGACGCTGTTGCTGCTCGGCAGCGGCGCCGTCATGGTCGTGCGCCGGGCCAGAGGGCGCGGCCGTCGCGCCGGCTGCTAG
- a CDS encoding glycosyltransferase family A protein, translating into MTYSVVIATYNRAEDLRGTLESLAALRPDGDWEAIVVDNNSTDDTRAVVEAAARRFPVSLRYIFEPEQGRSPALNAGIRAARGAVVATTDDDVRVEPDWLTRAGEALRRLDCDYVGGRVLPIWGAPRPVWLPDHGGKHWAVIALLDYGPAPIEFGARVPLGVNMAFHRRAFDRAGLFDPHTGRKAGTLLGQEVREWCIRARAAGVRGVYAPELSLRHIIPASRLNKRYFRRWFYWRGVSRALLYARSGLDMEAPERTSLDFRTVPHVFGVPRYLYRKALASVWSGLRRTLRGDTAGAFDDELWIWFFAGIVRQRWRDVRAARAAAAPLSRPA; encoded by the coding sequence ATGACCTACTCGGTCGTGATCGCCACCTACAACCGCGCTGAGGACCTGCGCGGCACCCTCGAGAGCCTGGCGGCGCTGCGGCCCGACGGCGACTGGGAAGCGATCGTGGTCGACAACAATTCGACCGACGACACACGGGCCGTCGTCGAAGCGGCCGCGCGCCGCTTCCCCGTCTCCCTCCGCTACATCTTCGAGCCCGAACAGGGACGCAGCCCCGCCCTCAATGCCGGCATCCGCGCCGCGCGCGGGGCGGTCGTCGCCACCACGGATGACGACGTGCGCGTCGAGCCGGACTGGCTGACGCGCGCGGGCGAGGCGCTCAGGCGTCTCGACTGCGACTACGTCGGCGGACGCGTGCTGCCGATCTGGGGCGCGCCGCGTCCGGTGTGGCTGCCCGACCACGGGGGGAAGCACTGGGCGGTGATCGCGCTGCTCGACTACGGCCCCGCGCCGATCGAATTCGGCGCCAGGGTTCCGCTCGGCGTGAACATGGCGTTTCACCGCCGCGCCTTCGATCGCGCCGGCCTGTTCGATCCGCACACCGGGCGGAAGGCGGGCACGCTGCTCGGCCAGGAAGTGCGCGAATGGTGCATCCGCGCCCGAGCCGCCGGCGTGCGAGGCGTCTATGCGCCCGAGCTGTCGCTGCGCCACATCATTCCGGCCTCGCGCCTGAACAAGCGGTACTTCCGGCGCTGGTTCTACTGGCGCGGCGTCAGCCGCGCGTTGTTGTACGCGCGGTCGGGGCTCGACATGGAAGCGCCGGAGCGGACGTCATTGGACTTCCGCACGGTGCCGCACGTGTTCGGCGTGCCGCGCTACCTGTATCGGAAGGCGCTGGCGAGCGTCTGGAGCGGGCTGAGACGAACGCTCCGCGGCGACACCGCCGGAGCGTTCGACGACGAGTTGTGGATCTGGTTTTTCGCCGGGATCGTACGGCAGCGGTGGCGCGACGTTCGTGCGGCGCGCGCCGCCGCTGCTCCGCTGTCCCGTCCCGCCTAG
- a CDS encoding glycosyltransferase: MPAVSIIMPAYNVAPYIASAIRSALVQTYTDFELIVVDDGSKDNTAEIVKSLMREDGRIRLVQQANRGLAGARNTALRAARGEMLALLDSDDMWEPEFLGAQIAILDARPEVDIVTGNGWYLEGPRHGQLARPYPDPRPDPVLASIIGDEWSVFIMSVMRRRVYTAIGPFDEEMRSNEDYDFWLRAAIAGFTFARNDRPLGYYRVRSDSLSASNVRMLRGILHVYRKLGPVIAHRPAELAILEQQVSRFETELLAAEARLAIEIADFEAAREHLGALHARRGGAALGLAHFMARWAPGTLKRVLRFKKPRATVQPAPIKPLTP, encoded by the coding sequence ATGCCGGCCGTAAGCATCATCATGCCGGCGTACAACGTCGCTCCCTATATCGCGTCCGCGATCCGCTCGGCGCTGGTCCAGACCTACACCGACTTCGAGCTGATCGTCGTGGACGACGGGTCGAAGGACAACACCGCGGAAATCGTCAAGTCGCTGATGCGCGAGGACGGCCGGATCCGCCTCGTGCAGCAGGCCAACCGCGGCCTGGCCGGTGCGCGCAACACCGCGCTGCGGGCGGCGCGCGGCGAGATGCTGGCGCTGCTCGACAGCGACGACATGTGGGAGCCGGAATTCCTCGGCGCGCAGATCGCGATCCTCGACGCCCGGCCGGAGGTCGACATCGTGACCGGCAACGGGTGGTACCTGGAAGGACCGCGCCACGGACAGCTGGCGCGTCCGTATCCCGACCCGCGCCCCGATCCGGTGCTCGCCTCGATCATCGGCGACGAGTGGTCGGTGTTCATCATGTCGGTGATGCGCCGCCGCGTCTACACGGCGATCGGCCCGTTCGACGAGGAAATGCGCAGCAACGAGGACTACGACTTCTGGCTGCGCGCCGCCATCGCCGGATTCACCTTCGCGCGCAACGATCGGCCGCTCGGCTACTACCGCGTGCGCAGCGACAGCCTCTCGGCGAGCAACGTCCGCATGCTGCGCGGCATCCTGCACGTGTATCGCAAGCTCGGGCCGGTGATTGCCCACCGGCCGGCCGAGCTCGCCATCCTCGAGCAGCAGGTCAGCCGCTTCGAGACGGAGCTGCTGGCGGCGGAAGCCCGCCTGGCGATCGAGATCGCGGACTTCGAAGCAGCCCGCGAGCACCTCGGCGCGCTTCACGCGCGCCGCGGCGGCGCCGCGCTCGGCCTGGCGCACTTCATGGCGCGCTGGGCGCCTGGCACGCTGAAGCGGGTGCTCCGTTTCAAGAAGCCGCGCGCCACGGTACAGCCGGCGCCGATCAAGCCGCTCACGCCATGA
- a CDS encoding CDP-glycerol glycerophosphotransferase family protein, protein MSLVANALDSLRRADRALGQRRGRRRVLVDARTPVNFTMVAPVYRAMSADPRVSFFFTASEEPDRLREIYREAPDVQLIDTAAARRMRFDAYVASDFMWQPLPRGTCRVQVFHGVGGKYGFDAPTESMRAWDRIFFVNERRLRNFIKAGAIDADSPAIRMVGLPKADALVNGTWTRAAVLEPLGLDPAKQTVLYAPTWSPASSLNAIGLELIDRIKAMGVNLIVKLHDRSRDIRARYSGGIDWVEALTPRLQPPAAALAPGHDITPYLVAADLMVTDHSSAGFEYLLRDRPIVRIHRPELIRDANIHPDYVELLASVSASADGVDEAVRAIDRGLAAPDSLSDTRRAVAADIFYRPGGATARSIRHLYEAIDLDPAPASIAQELPCRP, encoded by the coding sequence ATGTCCCTGGTCGCGAACGCGCTCGACTCGCTGCGCCGCGCGGATCGTGCCCTCGGGCAGCGCCGCGGCCGGCGGCGCGTCCTCGTCGACGCGCGGACGCCGGTCAACTTCACGATGGTCGCGCCGGTGTATCGCGCGATGTCGGCGGACCCGCGGGTCTCGTTCTTCTTCACCGCCAGCGAGGAGCCCGACCGGCTGCGCGAGATCTATCGCGAGGCGCCGGACGTGCAGCTGATCGACACGGCGGCGGCGCGGCGCATGCGGTTCGACGCCTACGTCGCCTCCGACTTCATGTGGCAGCCGCTGCCGCGCGGCACCTGCCGCGTCCAGGTGTTCCACGGCGTCGGCGGCAAGTACGGCTTCGACGCGCCCACCGAATCGATGCGCGCCTGGGATCGGATCTTCTTCGTGAACGAGCGGCGGCTGCGCAATTTCATCAAGGCGGGCGCGATCGACGCCGACAGTCCGGCGATCCGGATGGTCGGCCTGCCCAAGGCGGACGCGCTGGTGAACGGCACCTGGACGCGTGCGGCGGTGCTCGAGCCGCTCGGCCTCGATCCGGCGAAGCAGACCGTGCTCTACGCCCCGACCTGGTCGCCGGCCTCCTCGCTCAACGCGATCGGCCTCGAGCTGATCGACCGGATCAAGGCGATGGGCGTGAACCTCATCGTGAAGCTGCACGATCGCTCGCGCGACATCCGGGCGCGATACTCCGGCGGCATCGACTGGGTCGAGGCGCTGACCCCGCGGCTGCAGCCGCCGGCCGCCGCGCTGGCGCCCGGCCACGACATCACGCCGTACCTCGTCGCGGCCGATCTGATGGTGACGGACCACAGCTCCGCCGGCTTCGAGTATCTCCTCCGCGATCGTCCGATCGTCCGGATCCATCGTCCGGAGCTGATCCGCGACGCGAACATCCATCCCGACTACGTGGAGCTGCTCGCGTCCGTCTCGGCGTCGGCGGACGGCGTCGACGAGGCGGTGCGCGCCATCGACCGCGGCCTCGCCGCGCCGGACTCGCTGAGCGACACCCGCCGCGCCGTGGCGGCCGACATCTTCTACCGCCCCGGCGGGGCGACGGCGCGATCGATCCGTCACCTCTACGAGGCGATCGATCTGGACCCCGCGCCCGCCTCCATCGCGCAGGAACTGCCATGCCGGCCGTAA
- a CDS encoding O-antigen ligase family protein has protein sequence MNFRPGPGRADERLAFSLGGRRDVTRAASHEDPERRSGPPSPAAASAASARLDRPAPAEPRDWAFTWTLIFTAVLFFRPQDVFPPLEALHLAEMSAIGGLVSLIVGRLARRQSLTRMTPEFVGVLALGAIILITAPFSIWFGGAVSVFTDLYLKVALVYLLAVNVLVSPKRIERLTWVLVLAIGYLAFRAVFDYARGVNLIANGTRVRGAVGGLMENPNDLALHMVVFLPLALFMAMRPGSILQRLVAASAGVFMLGAIVASGSRGGFIGFVIMVIVLAVFAARQRPAVVVAGVLAVMCALPLVPSQYWRRLASITDSSKDDYSTSDARKRLFGEAWDAFVDNPITGVGAGQFKNYKPLERAEAWHETHNIWLQVAAELGIFGLAVFTFLVVRAFTAVWHTRRLLARLRVAAAAGLKPRGPFSRPLPAAPEISADDATLLDAHSAAMAAALVGFVVCAFFSSVAYNWTFYYLLALTAAPRDILRERTPSLAARRRAAAAAPVLELDPRGARV, from the coding sequence ATGAATTTTCGGCCCGGCCCAGGGCGCGCCGACGAACGGCTCGCGTTCTCGCTCGGCGGCCGCAGGGACGTCACGCGCGCCGCGAGTCACGAAGATCCGGAACGGCGGAGCGGTCCGCCGTCGCCGGCCGCCGCCAGCGCGGCGTCAGCGAGACTCGATCGCCCGGCACCTGCGGAGCCGCGGGACTGGGCCTTCACGTGGACGCTGATCTTCACCGCCGTCCTGTTCTTCCGGCCGCAGGACGTGTTCCCGCCGCTCGAGGCGCTGCATCTGGCGGAGATGTCGGCAATCGGCGGACTGGTGTCGCTGATCGTCGGCCGCCTGGCGCGGCGGCAGTCGCTGACGCGGATGACGCCCGAGTTCGTCGGCGTGCTCGCGCTCGGCGCGATCATCCTGATTACCGCGCCGTTCTCGATCTGGTTCGGCGGCGCGGTGTCGGTGTTCACCGATCTGTACCTGAAGGTGGCGCTGGTCTACCTGCTGGCCGTGAACGTCCTGGTCTCCCCCAAGCGGATCGAGCGGCTCACCTGGGTGCTGGTGCTGGCCATCGGCTACCTCGCGTTCCGCGCCGTATTCGACTACGCGCGCGGCGTGAACCTGATCGCCAACGGCACGCGCGTGCGCGGCGCGGTCGGCGGACTGATGGAGAACCCGAACGACCTGGCGCTGCACATGGTCGTGTTCCTGCCGCTCGCGCTCTTCATGGCGATGCGGCCGGGATCGATCCTGCAGCGGCTGGTCGCCGCCAGCGCCGGCGTGTTCATGCTCGGCGCCATCGTGGCGTCGGGATCGCGCGGCGGGTTCATCGGCTTCGTGATCATGGTGATCGTGCTCGCGGTGTTCGCCGCCCGGCAGCGGCCGGCGGTGGTCGTGGCCGGCGTGCTGGCGGTGATGTGCGCGCTGCCGCTGGTCCCCTCCCAGTACTGGCGGCGGCTCGCCAGCATCACCGACTCGAGCAAGGACGACTATTCGACCTCTGACGCCCGCAAGCGGCTGTTCGGGGAGGCGTGGGACGCCTTCGTCGACAATCCGATCACCGGCGTCGGCGCCGGTCAGTTCAAGAACTACAAGCCGCTCGAGCGCGCCGAGGCGTGGCACGAGACCCATAACATCTGGCTGCAGGTGGCCGCCGAGCTCGGGATCTTCGGCCTGGCGGTCTTCACCTTCCTGGTCGTGCGTGCCTTCACCGCGGTCTGGCACACGCGCCGTCTGCTGGCGCGGCTCAGGGTCGCTGCCGCGGCGGGGCTCAAGCCGCGCGGGCCGTTTTCGCGGCCGCTCCCGGCCGCGCCGGAGATCTCGGCCGACGACGCCACACTGCTCGACGCCCACTCCGCGGCGATGGCGGCCGCCCTGGTCGGCTTCGTGGTCTGCGCCTTCTTCTCGTCAGTCGCCTACAACTGGACGTTCTACTACCTGCTGGCGCTGACCGCCGCGCCGCGTGACATTCTGCGCGAGCGGACGCCCTCGCTCGCCGCCCGGCGGCGGGCGGCCGCGGCGGCCCCCGTGCTGGAGCTCGATCCCCGGGGAGCGCGGGTCTGA
- a CDS encoding glycosyltransferase gives MIVLFWISALIVAYVYVGYPALLGVWARVVDRRPRRMPFAAGAWPSISIIVAARNEAARLPGRVANLLAQEYPGRREIIVVSDGSTDDPEAALAPLIRAAGSSRTIRLLEVPAGGKPAALNAGVAAAAGDILVFADARQRFAPGAIAALVSNFADARVGGATGELVLDSEQQEVDTAVGEGIGLYWRYEKWLRRNESRVWSTLGATGAIYALRRRCWSPLPQATLLDDVLAPMRAVLDGCRIVFDDAAVAYDRASADAAAESRRKTRTLAGNYQILAQEPRLLVPFVNPVWLQYVSHKVGRLVVPWALVGLLVSSIALAQRHVLFALLLAAQGVFYGLALSGAMFQVRDRLARVAYTFVMMNVSAVAGLLALRRLREVWR, from the coding sequence ATGATCGTTCTGTTCTGGATCTCGGCGCTGATCGTCGCCTACGTCTACGTGGGCTACCCCGCTCTGCTCGGGGTATGGGCGCGCGTCGTGGACCGGCGTCCGCGGCGGATGCCGTTCGCCGCCGGCGCGTGGCCGTCGATCTCGATCATCGTCGCGGCGCGTAACGAAGCGGCGCGGCTTCCCGGTCGCGTCGCGAATCTGCTGGCGCAGGAGTATCCCGGCCGCCGCGAGATCATCGTCGTCTCCGACGGATCGACCGACGACCCGGAAGCGGCGCTGGCTCCCCTCATTCGGGCGGCCGGTTCGAGCCGGACGATTCGGCTTCTCGAAGTGCCGGCGGGCGGCAAGCCTGCCGCGCTGAACGCCGGCGTGGCGGCGGCCGCCGGCGACATCCTGGTGTTCGCGGACGCGCGTCAGCGCTTCGCGCCGGGCGCCATCGCGGCGCTCGTCAGCAACTTCGCCGACGCCCGGGTCGGCGGCGCGACCGGCGAGCTGGTCCTCGACAGCGAGCAGCAGGAGGTCGATACGGCAGTCGGCGAGGGGATCGGCCTGTACTGGAGATACGAGAAGTGGCTGCGCCGCAACGAGTCGCGTGTGTGGTCGACGCTCGGGGCCACCGGCGCGATCTACGCGCTGCGGCGACGGTGCTGGTCGCCGCTCCCGCAGGCGACGCTGCTGGATGACGTGCTGGCCCCCATGCGGGCGGTACTGGACGGCTGCCGCATTGTCTTCGACGACGCCGCGGTGGCCTACGATCGCGCGTCTGCCGACGCGGCGGCGGAGTCGCGGCGCAAGACGCGGACGCTGGCGGGCAACTACCAGATCCTCGCGCAGGAGCCGCGGCTGCTCGTGCCGTTCGTCAATCCGGTGTGGCTGCAGTACGTGTCGCACAAGGTGGGCCGTCTGGTGGTGCCGTGGGCGCTGGTCGGCCTGCTCGTCTCGAGCATTGCGCTGGCGCAGCGCCACGTGCTGTTCGCGCTGCTCCTCGCCGCGCAGGGCGTCTTCTACGGGCTGGCGCTGTCGGGCGCGATGTTCCAGGTGCGCGACCGGCTCGCCCGCGTGGCCTACACCTTCGTGATGATGAACGTGTCGGCCGTGGCCGGCTTGCTGGCGCTGCGGCGGCTCCGCGAGGTGTGGCGATGA